Proteins from a genomic interval of Harpia harpyja isolate bHarHar1 chromosome 9, bHarHar1 primary haplotype, whole genome shotgun sequence:
- the ADAMTS4 gene encoding A disintegrin and metalloproteinase with thrombospondin motifs 4 gives MRRALLALLVAAVAAAGAAPGPACPVTAPDEAGTRSRVGPAPRRAKRFASVPRYVEMLVVADESMAQFHGAGLRRYLLTVLAAAARSFRHSSLGNAVELRVTRLVVLGQGTPGPPTTPNAAQMLRNFCRWQKGLNVPDEDSPLHFDTAILFTRQDLCGAATCDTLGMADVGTVCDPERSCAIVEDDGLQSAFTAAHELGHIFNMLHDTSQPCRELNSRSGATRRVMAPVLSSLEPGEMWSPCSAHFITDFLDNGHGQCLLDKPSEWLQLPSVLPGSIYPVLRQCQLAFGPDSRHCGDLQPPCASLWCTGHVSGRSVCQTKHFPWADGTPCAPGRVCMDGLCVGVSHMQKLTTPVDGGWGPWGPWGGCSRTCGGGVQLSHRNCTAPAPRHGGQYCEGKRTRFQSCNVEECPGRTPLTFREEQCATYNHRPDLVRGLPAPQDWVPRYSGVPERDQCKLTCQSQTLGYYHVLQPRVADGTPCSPESTGVCVQGRCIPAGCDRVIGSKKKFDKCMTCGGDGSGCTKVYGSFTKPHYGYNDVVTIPVGATHLLVRQISAAGSEDIFLALRRPAGGSLLNGGYVLVPSPTDVVLAGGVTLRYSGATAATETLTGRGPLHEPLVLQVLVVDEQHPPRLKYSFFVPRAQRRPSAAWEKQKAEILEILRSRQRHK, from the exons ATGCGCCGCGCGCTCCTGGCGCTCCTGGTCGCTGCTgtcgccgccgccggggccgcccccggtCCCGCGTGTCCCGTCACGGCACCGGACGAAGCCGGGACACGGTCCCGCGTGGGGCCGGCCCCGAGGAGAGCCAAG CGCTTCGCCTCGGTGCCGCGGTACGTGGAGATGCTGGTGGTGGCGGACGAGTCGATGGCCCAGTTCCATGGCGCCGGGCTCCGGAGGTACCTGTTGACAGTGCTGGCGGCGGCCGCCCGGTCCTTCCGGCACAGCAGCCTGGGCAACGCGGTGGAGCTGCGGGTGACGCGGCTGGTGGTGCTGGGCCAGGGCACACCCGggccccccaccacccccaacgCTGCCCAGATGCTCCGCAACTTCTGCCGGTGGCAGAAGGGGCTCAACGTCCCTGACGAGGACAGTCCCCTCCACTTTGACACCGCCATCCTCTTCACGCGGCAG GACCTGTGTGGGGCAGCCACCTGCGACACACTGGGCATGGCCGATGTGGGCACCGTCTGTGACCCCGAGCGGAGCTGTGCCATCGTGGAGGACGACGGGCTGCAGTCGGCATTCACGGCCGCACACGAGCTGG GCCACATCTTCAACATGCTGCATGacacctcccagccctgccgggaGCTGAACAGCCGCTCTGGAGCCACCCGCCGCGTGATGGCTCCTGTCCTCTCCTCGCTGGAGCCTGGTGAGATGTGGTCCCCATGCAGCGCCCACTTCATCACCGACTTCTTGGACAATGGCCATG GTCAATGCCTACTGGACAAGCCTTCGGAGTGGCTGCAGCTGCCCTCGGTGCTGCCAGGCAGCATCTACCCGGTGCTGCGGCAATGCCAGCTTGCCTTTGGGCCCGACTCGCGGCACTGCGGTGACCTGCAGCCGCCCTGTGCCTCGCTGTGGTGCACCGGCCATGTCAGCGGTCGCTCCGTCTGCCAGACGAAGCACTTCCCCTGGGCTGACGGCACTCCGTGTGCGCCGGGCAGAGTCTGCATGGATGGGCTGTGTGTTGGCGTCAGCCACATGCAGAAGCTCACC ACACCTGTGGATGGCGGCTGGGGACCGTGGGGACCGTGGGGTGGGTGCTCACGGACCTGCGGTGGTGGCGTCCAGCTCTCCCACCGCAACTGCACCGCACCAGCACCTCGCCATGGTGGCCAGTACTGTGAGGGCAAGCGCACCCGCTTCCAGTCCTGCAACGTGGAGGAGTGTCCTGGCAGAACCC ccctcacCTTCCGGGAGGAGCAATGTGCCACCTACAACCATCGCCCCGACCTCGTCAGGGGGCTCCCGGCCCCCCAGGACTGGGTGCCACGCTACAGCGGCGTCCCCGAACGGGACCAGTGCAAGCTGACCTGCCAGTCCCAAACCCTGGGCTACTACCACGTGCTGCAGCCAAGG GTGGCTGACGGGACACCCTGCTCCCCTGAGAGCACAGGGGTGTGTGTGCAGGGTCGCTGCATCCCCGCTGGTTGTGACCGTGTCATTGGCTCCAAGAAGAAGTTTGATAAATGCATGACGTGCGGCGGTGACGGCTCTGGCTGCACCAAGGTCTACGGCTCCTTCACCAAACCCCA CTACGGCTACAACGACGTGGTGACCATCCCAGTGGGTGCCACGCACCTCCTGGTCCGGCAGATCTCAGCGGCGGGCAGCGAGGACATCTTTCTGGCACTGCGGCGGCCGGCCGGTGGCTCCCTGCTCAATGGCGGCTATGTCCTGGTGCCCTCCCCGACTGATGTGGTGCTGGCAGGCGGCGTGACCCTGCGCTACAGCGGTGCCACAGCAGCCACCGAGACGCTGACAGGCCGGGGGCCGCTGCACGAACCCCTGGTGCTGCAGGTGCTGGTGGTGGACGAGCAGCACCCACCACGCTTGAAATACAGCTTCTTCGTGCCCCGGGCACAGAGACGCCCATCGGCAGCCTGGGAGAAGCAGAAAGCCGAGATCCTGGAGATCCTCAGGAGCCGCCAGCGACACAAGTAG
- the NDUFS2 gene encoding NADH dehydrogenase [ubiquinone] iron-sulfur protein 2, mitochondrial, with translation MATGPAPFAAVRAGTRMRSAKGKMAALRALGRLRAPSGLRAAAAAAARLGLAPARTARQWQPDVEWAQQFAGAVMYPSKETEKWVPPPWNDKDPVAHKKVSSLTINFGPQHPAAHGVLRLVMELSGETVKKCDPHVGLLHRGTEKLIEYKTYLQALPYFDRLDYVSMMCNEQAYSLAVEKLLNIRPPLRAQWIRVLFAEITRLLNHIMAVTTHALDIGAMTPFFWMFEEREKMFEFYERVSGARMHAAYIRPGGVHQDLPLGLMDDIYEFVKNFSMRIDEVEEMLTNNRIWKNRTVDIGVITAEEALNYGFSGVMLRGSGIHWDLRKTQPYDVYDQVEFDVPIGSRGDCYDRYLCRVEEMRQSLRIILQCLNKMPEGEIKVDDAKISPPKRAEMKTSMESLIHHFKLYTEGYQVPPGATYTAIEAPKGEFGVYLVSDGSSRPYRCKIKAPGFAHLAGLDRMSQGHMLADVVAIIGTQDIVFGEVDR, from the exons ATGGCGACCGGCCCCGCCCCCTTCGCGGCCGTGAGGGCAGGGACGCGCATGCGCAGTGCCAAGGGCAAGATGGCGGCGCTGCGGGCGCTGGGGAGGCTGAGGGCACCTtcggggctgcgggcggcggcggcggcggcggcgcggctggGGCTCGCCCCGGCCCG GACGGCGCGGCAGTGGCAGCCCGATGTGGAGTGGGCCCAGCAGTTCGCCGGTGCCGTCATGTACCCGAGCAAGGAGACGGAGAAGTGGGTGCCGCCGCCCTGGAACG ACAAGGACCCTGTGGCTCACAAAAAGGTCTCCAGTTTGACCATAAACTTTGGACCCCAGCACCCGGCTGCCCACGGGGTCCTGCGGCTGGTCATGGAGCTGAGCGGGGAGACGGTGAAGAAGTGCGACCCCCATGTTGGCCTCTTGCACCGAGGCACCGAGAAGCTCATCGAGTACAAGACATACCTCCAG GCACTGCCCTACTTCGACCGTCTCGACTACGTCTCCATGATGTGCAATGAGCAGGCCTATTCCCTGGCCGTGGAGAAGCTGCTCAACATCCGCCCGCCTCTGCGGGCTCAGTGGATCCGAG TTCTCTTCGCGGAGATAACCCGGCTGCTCAACCACATCATGGCTGTGACCACACATGCACTGGACATTGGGGCCATGACCCCCTTCTTCTGGATGtttgaggagagagagaag ATGTTCGAGTTCTATGAGCGGGTCTCAGGGGCACGGATGCACGCTGCCTACATCCGCCCCGGCGGGGTGCACCAG GACCTGCCCCTGGGACTGATGGATGACATCTACGAGTTCGTGAAGAATTTCTCCATGCGGATAGATGAGGTGGAGGAG ATGCTCACAAACAACCGCATCTGGAAGAACCGCACAGTTGACATTGGGGTGATAACAGCGGAGGAGGCTCTCAACTACGGGTTCAG tggggtgATGCTCCGGGGCTCAGGGATCCACTGGGATCTGCGCAAGACCCAGCCTTACGACGTCTATGACCAGGTGGAGTTCGACGTCCCCATCGGCTCCCGGGGCGACTGCTACGACAG ATACCTGTGCCGTGTGGAAGAGATGCGACAGTCCCTCCGTATCATCCTCCAGTGCCTCAACAAGATGCCTGAGGGGGAGATCAAAGTAGATGATGCCAAAATCTCCCCTCCGAAGCGGGCAGAGATGAAG ACCTCCATGGAGTCACTGATCCATCACTTCAAGCTCTACACGGAGGGCTACCAGGTGCCCCCCGGAGCCACCTACACGGCCATCGAGGCCCCCAAG GGTGAATTCGGCGTGTACCTTGTCTCGGATGGCAGTAGCCGCCCCTACCGCTGCAAGATCAAGGCACCTGGATTCGCTCACCTG GCTGGTCTGGATCGGATGTCACAGGGCCACATGCTGGCAGACGTCGTGGCCATCATCG gcACGCAAGACATCGTCTTTGGGGAAGTGGATCGGTGA
- the FCER1G gene encoding high affinity immunoglobulin epsilon receptor subunit gamma isoform X2 — protein MGAHLLLAAALLLLWTPAAEALMEPELCYILDAILFLYGIVLTVLYCRLKFLAHRASRQGAIKEKEEAIYTGLSGEGQEMYETLQIKHS, from the exons ATGGGCGCCCACCTGCTGCTCGccgctgccctgctgctgctgtggaccCCAGCGGCAG aGGCCCTGATGGAGCCGGAGCTTTGCTACATCCTGGACGCCATCCTCTTCCTCTATGGCATCGTCCTCACCGTCCTTTATTGCCGCCTCAAG TTCCTGGCTCATCGAGCGTCACGGCAGGGAGCCATCAAGGAG aaggaagaagccATCTACACC GGGCTCAGCGGTGAGGGCCAGGAGATGTACGAAACGCTCCAGATCAAACACTCCTGA
- the FCER1G gene encoding high affinity immunoglobulin epsilon receptor subunit gamma isoform X1 has protein sequence MGAHLLLAAALLLLWTPAAEALMEPELCYILDAILFLYGIVLTVLYCRLKFLAHRASRQGAIKEQKEEAIYTGLSGEGQEMYETLQIKHS, from the exons ATGGGCGCCCACCTGCTGCTCGccgctgccctgctgctgctgtggaccCCAGCGGCAG aGGCCCTGATGGAGCCGGAGCTTTGCTACATCCTGGACGCCATCCTCTTCCTCTATGGCATCGTCCTCACCGTCCTTTATTGCCGCCTCAAG TTCCTGGCTCATCGAGCGTCACGGCAGGGAGCCATCAAGGAG cagaaggaagaagccATCTACACC GGGCTCAGCGGTGAGGGCCAGGAGATGTACGAAACGCTCCAGATCAAACACTCCTGA